From Aquila chrysaetos chrysaetos chromosome 3, bAquChr1.4, whole genome shotgun sequence, the proteins below share one genomic window:
- the PDK4 gene encoding pyruvate dehydrogenase kinase, isozyme 4, which translates to MKAARIALRTAAPLAGASGSSSRGRLPREVEEFSRFSPSPLSIKQLLDFGSTNGCERTSFAFLRQELPVRFANILREIELLPDKLLGTPSVQLVKSWYIQSLMELVEFHQKSPEDQKVLSEFIDTLIRVRNRHHDVVPTMAQGVIEYKDTYKVDPVTNQNIQYFLDRFYMSRISTRMLMNQHTLLFDDKSGSGHPRHIGSIDPCCDVVEVVNDAFESSKMLCDQYYLTSPELKLNQVNGKFPGEPINIVYVPSHLFHMLFELFKNSMRATVEFQENSPSLSPVEVTVVLGQEDLAIKISDRGGGVPVRKIERLFSYMYSTAPRPRMDDGRNTPLAGFGYGLPISRLYAKYFQGDLNLYSICGYGTDAIIYLKALSTESVEKLPVFNKSASKHYQATSEADDWCVPSKDPRDVSKQSAAL; encoded by the exons ATGAAGGCCGCCCGGATCGCCCTGCGCACCGCCGCCCCCCTGGCTGGGgccagcggcagcagcagccgcgGCCGGTTGCCGCGGGAAGTGGAGGAGTTTTCCcgcttctccccctccccgctctcCATCAAGCAGTTGCTGGACTTCG GCTCAACTAATGGATGTGAGAGaacttcttttgcatttttgcgACAAGAGCTTCCTGTGAGGTTTGCAAACATACTGAGAGAAATTGAACTTCTTCCTGATAAACTACTAGGCACTCCATCAGTACAGTTAGTAAAAAGCTG GTACATCCAAAGCCTAATGGAGCTGGTTGAGTTCCATCAGAAAAGCCCAGAAGACCAAAAAGTCTTATCTGA ATTTATAGATACATTAATCAGAGTCCGAAACAGACATCATGATGTGGTTCCTACAATGGCACAAGGAGTAATTGAATACAAAGACACTTATAAAGTAGATCCTGTCACCAATCAaaacattcagtattttttggATCGTTTTTACATGAGCCGTATTTCTACACGGATGCTAATGAACCAACACA cCCTTCTTTTTGATGATAAATCTGGCTCTGGGCACCCAAGGCACATTGGAAGTATTGATCCTTGTTGTGACGTTGTTGAAGTAGTGAATG atgcttttgaaagttCCAAGATGTTGTGTGACCAGTATTACTTAACATCTCCAGAACTGAAACTTAATCAAGTGAATG GAAAATTTCCAGGAGAGCCAATTAACATTGTATACGTTCCATCTCAtctttttcacatgctttttgAGCTCTTCAAG AATTCGATGAGGGCAACTGTTGAATTCCAAGAAAACagtccttccctttctccagtTGAAGTGACAGTTGTTCTAGGACAAGAAGACCTGGCAATTAAG ATCTCAGACAGAGGAGGCGGTGTTCCAGTAAGGAAAATTGAGCGGCTGTTTAGCTATATGTATTCCACAGCACCAAGGCCGAGGATGGATGATGGTCGAAATACCCCTCTT GCTGGCTTTGGGTATGGCTTGCCAATTTCTCGTCTGTATGCCAAATACTTTCAAGGAGATCTAAATCTCTACTCCATATGTGGTTATGGAACAGATGCTATTATCTACTTGAAG GCCCTATCAACAGAATCAGTAGAAAAACTCCCAGTTTTTAACAAATCAGCTTCCAAGCATTACCAGGCTACCTCAGAGGCAGATGACTGGTGTGTCCCAAGCAAAGACCCAAGGGATGTATCAAAGCAGAGTGCAGCTCTCTGA